GGATCCGGCAGCGGTGGCCTTCTTCACCGGCCTGTGGGAGGCCCTGAAGGCCCGGCTCCCCGGCGGCTGGTAGCGGCGCAATGCGGGTCAAGATCGGCTGCTGCGGCTTTCCCGTCAACCGCCGGGAATACTTCCGCCATTTCCAGGTGGTGGAGATCCAGCAGACCTTCTACCAGCCGCCCAAGGCGGAGACGGCCCGGCGCTGGCGGGAGGAGGCGCCGCCGGCGGCGGAATTCACCCTCAAGGCCTGGCAGCTCATCACCCATGAGTCCACCAGCCCCACCTACCGGCGGCTCAAGCGTCCTCTGGCCGAGGCGGACCGCCCCCAGGTGGGGGCCTTCCGCCCCACCCCGCCGGTGCTGGAGGCCTGGGAGGTGACCCGGGAGGTGGCCCAGGCCTTGGGTGCCCGGGTGGTGGTCTTCCAATGCCCCGCCTCCTTCACCCCCACCCCGGAGCATGTGGACAATTTGCGCCACTTCTTTGGAAAGATCCGGCGGGACGGCCTCACCCTGGCCTGGGAGCCCCGGGGAGCCTGGCCCCGGGAGGAGGTGCTGAACCTCTGCGCCGAATTAAACCTGCTGCCGGTGGTGGACCCTCTGGCCACTCCTCCCTACCCCGGTCCGGTGGCCTACTTCCGCCTGCATGGCCGGGGCGGCTACCGCTACCGCTACACCGACCCTGACCTGGCGGAGCTGGCCAACCTGGTCCTGGACCGGGAGGAGGCCTACGTCATGTTTAACAACCTGAGTATGTGGGAGGACGCCCGGAGATTCGCGCGCCTGGTCTTGGATGGGTGAGGAGAGGGCCGGGGGAGCAGTGGCTCCCCCGCCCTCCCCTCACACTCCCCTCCCCTATAAGGGATTGGGGGTGGGGGCTTGGGGGAG
The window above is part of the Desulfobaccales bacterium genome. Proteins encoded here:
- a CDS encoding DUF72 domain-containing protein; translation: MRVKIGCCGFPVNRREYFRHFQVVEIQQTFYQPPKAETARRWREEAPPAAEFTLKAWQLITHESTSPTYRRLKRPLAEADRPQVGAFRPTPPVLEAWEVTREVAQALGARVVVFQCPASFTPTPEHVDNLRHFFGKIRRDGLTLAWEPRGAWPREEVLNLCAELNLLPVVDPLATPPYPGPVAYFRLHGRGGYRYRYTDPDLAELANLVLDREEAYVMFNNLSMWEDARRFARLVLDG